From the Nonlabens marinus S1-08 genome, one window contains:
- a CDS encoding glycoside hydrolase family 113: protein MKLFISICFAAVILSSCDAQKPTPPELIKGISFVATRDTINDAVVQPIKNYNANYVSVHPYGFMRDMENPAVNYNSSRQWWGERLAGTKSTIDIFHSKGLRVMLKPQIWIGRGVYTGTIEMPDESRWDTLAATYERFIMDHAQVAEQTNTEIFCIGTELESFVTARPEYWNDLVKKIRSVYKGKLTYAGNWDSYKHVPFWDQMDYIGIDAYFPVSDQKTPDVATAKAGWSSWMDELSSLSRKHNKKILFAEYGYTSADYAGKEPWKSADETQESNEQAQQQLLQAQYDTIWNQEWFAGGFLWKHHAEQGRRGFDKLFTPQGKIGATTVSEAYSRF from the coding sequence ATGAAGCTATTTATTTCTATATGTTTTGCAGCGGTTATTCTTTCCTCTTGCGACGCTCAAAAGCCTACACCACCAGAGTTAATTAAAGGAATCTCCTTTGTCGCAACCCGCGATACCATCAATGACGCTGTAGTCCAGCCCATTAAAAATTACAATGCTAACTATGTGTCCGTTCATCCTTACGGCTTTATGCGCGACATGGAAAACCCAGCAGTGAACTACAATAGCAGTCGGCAATGGTGGGGCGAGCGATTAGCCGGTACTAAATCTACTATTGACATATTCCATTCTAAAGGTTTAAGGGTGATGCTCAAACCACAAATCTGGATAGGACGTGGAGTATACACAGGAACGATAGAAATGCCAGATGAAAGCCGCTGGGACACACTTGCTGCCACCTACGAGCGATTCATAATGGATCACGCTCAAGTAGCTGAGCAAACCAATACAGAGATATTCTGCATAGGAACTGAACTGGAATCTTTCGTCACTGCTAGGCCTGAGTACTGGAACGATCTTGTCAAAAAGATTCGTTCGGTTTATAAAGGAAAACTCACGTATGCCGGGAATTGGGACAGCTATAAACACGTGCCTTTTTGGGATCAAATGGATTACATAGGCATCGACGCCTACTTTCCCGTAAGCGATCAAAAAACACCAGATGTGGCCACCGCAAAAGCAGGTTGGAGTTCCTGGATGGATGAATTGAGTTCGCTTTCGCGAAAGCATAATAAAAAAATTCTCTTTGCAGAATATGGCTACACCAGTGCCGATTATGCCGGAAAAGAGCCCTGGAAGAGCGCTGACGAGACACAGGAAAGTAACGAGCAGGCCCAACAGCAGTTGTTACAAGCACAATATGACACGATCTGGAATCAGGAGTGGTTTGCTGGCGGCTTTTTATGGAAACATCATGCAGAACAAGGCCGACGAGGATTTGATAAACTCTTTACTCCACAAGGTAAAATAGGAGCAACTACTGTTTCAGAGGCGTATTCCAGGTTTTGA
- a CDS encoding TIGR04283 family arsenosugar biosynthesis glycosyltransferase, whose product MMSIVIPVLNEEAGIYNLLELLVDRANDPKQLELIVVDGGSIDDTINEINKFARDHSHIHVKAVDSEKGRGVQLHNGALVASQDLLYFLHADSHPPSNYDEHIYKAIATGNPAGCFRMRFRSWHWWLIIIGWFSRFSWKASRGGDQSQYITRQLYDQIGGYNTTVPIYEDYLLINKLYEMDTYHVIQKWLTTSARRYEEVGVLKLQWFYLTIYWKKRQGESIEEIYTYYLKWCGVTKDAVEQVSE is encoded by the coding sequence ATGATGAGCATTGTTATTCCTGTTCTTAATGAAGAAGCAGGAATTTATAATTTATTAGAACTCCTGGTGGATCGTGCTAACGACCCTAAACAGCTAGAATTAATTGTGGTCGATGGCGGTAGCATTGATGATACGATCAATGAGATCAATAAATTTGCTAGAGATCATTCCCATATACATGTCAAAGCTGTAGACTCTGAAAAAGGCCGTGGCGTTCAATTACACAACGGTGCGCTTGTTGCTTCACAGGATTTGCTTTATTTCTTGCACGCAGATTCCCATCCACCTTCAAATTACGATGAGCATATTTATAAGGCAATAGCTACTGGAAACCCTGCTGGATGTTTCCGTATGAGGTTCAGGAGTTGGCACTGGTGGTTGATCATCATAGGGTGGTTTTCAAGATTCAGCTGGAAGGCAAGTCGTGGCGGTGATCAAAGTCAATATATTACTAGGCAATTGTACGACCAGATAGGTGGTTATAATACCACTGTGCCTATTTATGAAGATTATTTATTGATCAATAAACTGTACGAGATGGACACCTATCATGTGATCCAAAAATGGCTAACTACAAGCGCAAGGCGCTATGAAGAAGTAGGAGTGCTTAAGCTTCAATGGTTTTACCTCACGATTTATTGGAAAAAACGTCAAGGCGAAAGTATTGAAGAGATTTACACCTATTATTTAAAATGGTGCGGCGTTACTAAAGATGCAGTAGAGCAAGTATCTGAGTAG
- a CDS encoding M1 family metallopeptidase produces the protein MRKLFASLIFTIATISGINAQILADRDQFTHQDTLRGSITPERAWWDITYYDLNVKVQPDEKFISGSNVIHYQVLEPYQVLQVDLQEPLTILKVVQNDRELKVRNDGNAHFVTLLEEQKTGEFNSVEVFYEGKPREAKNAPWDGGFSWKKDENGNHFIATSNQGLGASVWWPNKDHMYQEVDSMAISVNVPDGLMNVSNGRLRKIEPKEDETTTYHWFVSNPINNYGVNINIGDYVNFSEVYEGEKGKLDMDYYVLSYNLDKAKKQFRDAPKMMEAFEHWFGPYPFYEDSFKLVEVPYLGMEHQSSVTYGNKFANGYLGRDLSGTGWGLKFDFIIIHEAGHEWFANNITNKDIADMWIHESFTAYSENLFLDYYYGTDASAEYVIGTRGSISNNRPIIGTYDVNSGGSGDMYYKGANMLHTIRQLVTDDEKWRQILRGLNKEFYHQTVTTGQVENYISEQSGIDLSKVFDQYLRDVRIPVLEYSLDKETLSYRWVNVVDGFDMPVEITIDGDSRRIEPSTSTQRLKLPTATSTVVVDENYYIESKFSDYLN, from the coding sequence ATGAGAAAATTATTTGCATCCCTAATCTTTACAATTGCCACTATCAGCGGTATCAATGCCCAGATTCTAGCCGACAGAGATCAATTCACACATCAGGATACACTACGTGGTTCCATCACGCCAGAGCGTGCCTGGTGGGACATAACCTATTACGACCTCAATGTAAAAGTGCAACCAGACGAGAAGTTTATCTCAGGTTCTAACGTGATTCATTACCAGGTCTTAGAGCCTTACCAGGTGTTGCAAGTCGATCTACAAGAACCTTTAACCATTCTTAAAGTGGTACAAAACGATAGGGAGTTGAAAGTAAGAAATGATGGTAATGCCCATTTTGTAACGCTGCTAGAGGAACAAAAAACAGGCGAATTCAATAGCGTGGAGGTCTTCTATGAAGGAAAACCTAGAGAAGCAAAGAACGCCCCTTGGGATGGTGGATTCTCATGGAAAAAGGATGAAAACGGCAATCATTTTATCGCAACTTCTAATCAAGGTCTAGGCGCCAGCGTCTGGTGGCCTAACAAAGATCATATGTATCAAGAAGTGGACAGCATGGCTATCAGTGTCAATGTCCCAGATGGATTGATGAATGTTTCTAATGGTCGATTAAGAAAGATCGAACCTAAAGAAGATGAAACTACCACCTACCACTGGTTTGTCAGCAATCCCATTAACAATTATGGCGTCAATATCAACATAGGTGACTACGTCAATTTCTCTGAAGTGTATGAGGGCGAAAAGGGAAAGTTAGATATGGATTATTATGTATTATCCTACAATCTAGATAAAGCCAAAAAGCAATTTAGGGACGCTCCTAAAATGATGGAGGCCTTCGAGCACTGGTTCGGGCCGTATCCATTTTATGAGGACAGCTTTAAACTAGTAGAAGTTCCTTACTTAGGAATGGAGCACCAAAGCTCCGTAACCTATGGAAACAAGTTTGCAAACGGGTATTTAGGAAGGGACCTTTCTGGAACAGGTTGGGGTTTGAAATTTGATTTTATTATTATTCACGAGGCTGGACATGAATGGTTTGCAAACAACATTACCAACAAGGACATTGCAGATATGTGGATACACGAGAGCTTCACCGCTTATTCAGAAAACCTGTTTCTCGATTACTATTATGGCACAGATGCCAGTGCAGAATATGTAATAGGAACACGCGGTAGCATATCAAATAATCGTCCAATCATTGGAACCTACGATGTAAATAGCGGCGGCTCTGGAGACATGTATTATAAAGGTGCTAATATGCTGCATACCATAAGACAACTGGTAACAGATGATGAAAAGTGGCGTCAGATTCTACGAGGACTGAATAAAGAATTTTATCATCAAACGGTGACGACTGGACAGGTTGAAAATTATATATCTGAGCAAAGTGGTATCGATTTAAGCAAGGTGTTTGACCAATATTTAAGAGATGTGCGCATTCCAGTTTTAGAGTATAGCCTAGACAAAGAGACTTTGTCCTATCGATGGGTCAATGTAGTAGATGGATTTGACATGCCAGTGGAAATCACCATAGATGGAGATTCCCGCAGGATCGAACCATCTACTAGCACTCAACGCCTAAAACTTCCAACAGCAACATCTACTGTTGTAGTCGACGAAAACTATTATATCGAGAGCAAGTTTAGTGATTACTTAAATTAA
- a CDS encoding TIGR04282 family arsenosugar biosynthesis glycosyltransferase — protein sequence MTNCLIIFTRNPELGKGKRRLAATLGDEKALEIYKFLLEHTRSITKYIYGIKQVWYSEQVHEDDAWDNLTYEKYQQKGDDLGERMKYAFEQALEKHESVIIIGSDMYDLSALEIDEAFKQLNDHEAVIGPATDGGYYLLGFKNKIPDGVFENKEWGTSTVLEQTLADLKGTDYITLEERNDVDTEEDIKDHPDFQIFLK from the coding sequence ATGACCAATTGTCTAATCATATTTACTCGCAATCCAGAACTTGGAAAAGGAAAACGCCGGCTCGCGGCTACCTTAGGAGATGAGAAGGCGCTGGAAATTTATAAGTTCTTACTGGAACACACTAGGTCAATTACTAAATACATTTATGGTATCAAACAAGTTTGGTACAGTGAGCAAGTCCATGAAGATGACGCTTGGGATAATTTGACCTATGAAAAGTACCAGCAAAAAGGCGACGACCTAGGGGAACGTATGAAATATGCCTTTGAACAAGCCCTTGAAAAACATGAGAGTGTAATCATCATAGGCTCTGATATGTACGATTTATCAGCTTTGGAAATTGATGAAGCATTTAAACAGTTGAATGATCACGAGGCTGTCATTGGACCAGCTACAGATGGAGGTTATTATTTGCTAGGCTTTAAGAATAAAATTCCTGACGGTGTTTTTGAAAATAAAGAATGGGGAACTTCCACCGTTTTAGAACAAACCCTAGCAGATCTAAAGGGTACCGACTATATAACACTGGAAGAACGTAATGATGTAGATACAGAGGAGGACATCAAAGACCATCCAGATTTTCAAATCTTTTTAAAATAA
- a CDS encoding lysylphosphatidylglycerol synthase domain-containing protein, translated as MSHKSKQFLLQAGKLLVILCCLAYVFYLFQGDTFDWHHTVAFLSNIPIYFYLLLPGLSIASWLVESYKWQYLVRDLREVRFRESVIHNLTSQATSFITPLRAGEFATKAFYFESSLRKKVLKAVLVGNMSQMAVTIIVGVAGVAALFYSEVLSLFSIIFLATLVVWLGPTISKRIDFQAARLDGVILLSFLRYALFSGCWLILLSFYSNASLITIAASVAAMYLATSLIPSLQLFDILIKWSVATFFVSYLNLPIENMTAIVAIVWLNNTVLPALLGCGLLAFQRFPKLIAA; from the coding sequence ATGTCCCACAAATCTAAGCAATTCCTGCTGCAGGCTGGCAAGTTGCTAGTGATCTTATGCTGCCTGGCCTATGTGTTCTACCTATTTCAAGGCGATACATTTGACTGGCACCATACCGTTGCTTTCCTTTCTAACATCCCCATTTATTTCTATCTATTATTACCCGGATTATCCATTGCAAGCTGGCTGGTAGAAAGTTACAAATGGCAGTATCTAGTTCGAGATTTGAGAGAAGTTCGCTTTCGCGAAAGCGTCATTCACAACCTCACCTCGCAAGCCACAAGTTTTATTACACCCTTGAGGGCTGGTGAATTTGCTACGAAAGCTTTCTATTTTGAATCATCCTTACGTAAAAAAGTACTGAAGGCGGTACTTGTAGGGAACATGAGTCAAATGGCGGTCACTATAATCGTAGGGGTTGCTGGGGTTGCCGCGTTATTTTATAGTGAGGTGTTGTCCCTGTTCTCCATCATTTTTTTAGCCACTTTGGTAGTATGGTTAGGTCCAACAATTTCTAAACGGATTGATTTTCAAGCTGCCCGATTGGATGGAGTTATCCTGCTTTCATTCCTGCGTTATGCCCTTTTTTCTGGCTGCTGGTTGATATTGCTATCGTTTTACAGCAATGCTTCCTTGATTACAATAGCAGCAAGTGTTGCGGCAATGTATCTCGCTACCTCTTTAATTCCATCGTTACAGTTGTTTGACATACTGATCAAGTGGAGCGTTGCCACTTTTTTTGTGAGTTACCTAAATCTGCCTATTGAGAACATGACTGCGATTGTTGCCATCGTCTGGCTCAACAATACAGTCCTGCCAGCGCTCTTAGGTTGCGGGCTATTAGCTTTCCAACGGTTCCCTAAACTGATTGCAGCATGA
- a CDS encoding glycosyltransferase — translation MPALNYQPITVTRRLNNHPITFSIIVVYRNEIDALPTLLKSLSEQDYNPALLEIILVNDASIDGSQEFVNEFIKKNLSMHYIHFDRTPKSVSAKKDGITQAISRATQEHILLTDADCVVPKTWISAYSRHYQSYADASLVAGPVRLNGQGFLAGLQQLEMLALQTITTGAFALRQPFMCNGANLSFKKKAFEAVQGYLGNDHLSSGDDVFLLEKLAAEDVLQCHYLKNTQALISTSPKNSWKEMIEQRARWSRKSTETKSLLNKLVAFHVATASLLFVFAPLLYVFHLISIELMWSFYFLKFFTDFVVLVIGNQLYQVSSWMRYFILQFFMYPFIVIAIGLKSLGSIKWQDRSIDRPSH, via the coding sequence ATGCCTGCCTTAAACTATCAACCAATCACGGTAACACGGCGGTTGAACAATCATCCAATCACATTTAGCATTATCGTCGTGTATCGCAATGAAATCGATGCGCTTCCAACATTGCTAAAATCCTTATCGGAACAAGATTACAATCCAGCCCTTCTAGAAATTATTTTAGTAAACGATGCCTCAATCGATGGCAGTCAAGAGTTTGTAAACGAATTTATCAAGAAAAATCTATCAATGCATTATATCCATTTCGATCGAACCCCAAAAAGCGTCAGCGCAAAAAAAGATGGGATCACGCAAGCCATTTCTAGAGCAACGCAGGAACATATTTTACTGACTGATGCAGACTGCGTTGTTCCTAAAACATGGATAAGTGCCTACAGCAGGCATTACCAAAGTTATGCAGATGCCTCTCTAGTTGCCGGTCCAGTTCGATTGAACGGTCAGGGATTTCTTGCAGGATTGCAACAGTTGGAAATGCTGGCTTTACAAACCATTACTACAGGAGCCTTTGCCCTTCGGCAACCATTTATGTGCAATGGTGCAAATCTTTCATTCAAAAAGAAAGCTTTTGAAGCGGTGCAAGGTTATTTAGGGAATGACCACCTCTCTAGTGGGGATGATGTTTTTCTATTAGAAAAACTCGCAGCTGAAGATGTCTTGCAATGCCATTATTTGAAAAACACTCAGGCACTGATTTCTACTTCTCCTAAAAATAGTTGGAAAGAGATGATAGAACAACGTGCGCGCTGGTCTAGAAAATCTACTGAAACTAAAAGCTTGCTCAATAAACTCGTTGCATTCCATGTGGCAACTGCAAGTCTTTTGTTTGTTTTTGCGCCGTTATTGTATGTTTTTCATTTGATTTCAATAGAGCTTATGTGGAGCTTCTACTTTTTAAAATTCTTTACTGATTTTGTAGTATTGGTGATCGGCAATCAATTGTATCAAGTAAGCAGCTGGATGCGTTACTTTATTTTACAATTCTTTATGTATCCTTTTATTGTGATCGCTATAGGTCTTAAAAGCTTAGGCTCTATAAAGTGGCAGGATCGTTCTATTGATAGGCCTTCTCACTAA
- a CDS encoding DUF547 domain-containing protein yields the protein MKKIAYLLLILCLGISCVGSGGLHYDQLTNGEKIEATRSQLDHSNYEALLKKYVNEKGFVNYEGLAEEQAKLKSYLTYLSVNPPRKDWETGEQFAYYINLYNASTLDLIIDNNMPASIKDIDGPLGQVWLKDFIVVDGNKYSLADIEKGVLQKMGDPRIHFAINCASYSCPKLLKTAYTGKNVDELMDRAANEFVNSDKNDLSDPNNPKLSSIFKFYTSDFTAVEPTLIDYVNRYANKKINVSATVEYKDYDWSLNKQ from the coding sequence ATGAAAAAGATTGCATACTTATTATTAATTCTCTGTCTTGGAATTTCCTGCGTCGGATCTGGAGGACTGCATTACGACCAATTAACTAATGGAGAGAAAATTGAAGCCACTCGATCGCAGCTGGATCATTCCAACTATGAAGCGTTGCTTAAGAAGTACGTCAATGAAAAAGGATTCGTCAATTATGAAGGACTTGCCGAAGAACAGGCAAAACTCAAATCGTATTTGACCTACCTAAGTGTAAATCCACCTAGAAAAGATTGGGAAACTGGTGAGCAGTTTGCTTATTACATCAACTTGTATAACGCTTCCACACTTGATTTGATCATAGATAACAACATGCCAGCCAGTATCAAGGATATCGACGGTCCATTAGGTCAAGTATGGTTGAAGGATTTTATCGTGGTGGATGGGAATAAATATTCACTAGCAGATATAGAGAAAGGTGTTCTTCAAAAAATGGGGGATCCTAGAATACACTTTGCGATCAATTGTGCTAGTTATTCTTGTCCTAAATTATTGAAAACGGCTTATACAGGCAAGAACGTGGATGAACTTATGGACCGGGCTGCTAACGAATTTGTCAATTCTGATAAAAACGATTTGAGCGATCCCAACAATCCTAAACTGAGCAGTATTTTTAAGTTCTACACCTCAGACTTTACAGCTGTTGAGCCTACACTGATAGATTATGTCAACAGGTATGCAAATAAGAAAATTAATGTATCTGCTACAGTGGAATACAAGGATTACGATTGGTCCTTGAACAAACAATAG
- a CDS encoding HD domain-containing protein: MQLPIIPKTINFVKEQLQNAEGGHDWFHMERVWKNAKLIARSESEADLLIVELGALLHDIADSKFHNGDETIGPRVAREFLEKEKVSQAVIDHVIKIIENISFKGGHVTQRFESLELDIVQDADRLDAIGAIGIARTFNYGGFKNRAIYDPAVAPNLNMDKETYKKSASPTLNHFYEKLLLLKDRMNTATGKKIARQRHDFMETYLKQFYAEWNGEQ, from the coding sequence ATGCAACTTCCTATCATTCCTAAAACGATCAATTTTGTTAAAGAACAGCTTCAAAATGCCGAAGGTGGTCATGATTGGTTTCATATGGAACGTGTGTGGAAAAATGCAAAACTGATTGCTCGTAGTGAATCTGAGGCTGATTTATTGATTGTAGAGCTAGGCGCACTACTGCACGATATAGCCGATTCAAAATTTCACAACGGCGATGAAACCATAGGACCTCGAGTCGCTCGTGAGTTTTTAGAAAAAGAAAAAGTAAGTCAAGCAGTCATTGACCATGTGATCAAAATCATTGAAAACATTTCTTTTAAGGGTGGTCATGTGACTCAGCGTTTTGAGAGTCTTGAGTTAGATATTGTACAAGATGCTGACCGTCTGGATGCGATAGGCGCTATTGGTATTGCAAGAACATTCAATTATGGTGGTTTTAAAAATCGAGCGATCTATGATCCCGCAGTTGCTCCAAACCTCAACATGGATAAAGAAACTTACAAAAAAAGTGCATCGCCAACGCTCAATCATTTTTATGAAAAGCTACTTCTACTTAAGGATCGTATGAATACAGCAACTGGTAAAAAGATAGCACGACAACGTCATGATTTTATGGAAACTTACTTAAAACAATTCTATGCAGAATGGAATGGTGAACAATAA
- the ruvC gene encoding crossover junction endodeoxyribonuclease RuvC, with protein MAGERIILGIDPGTLIMGFGVIKVVGKSMSFIQMNELDLRKVTDPYVKLRKIFERTLELIDTHHPDEIALEAPFFGKNVQSMLKLGRAQGVAMAAGLSRDIPVTEYAPRRIKQSITGKGTASKEQVAAMLKSTLNLKELPKNLDMTDGLAAAVCHFYSSGRVEVGKSYSGWASFVKQNEKRVKK; from the coding sequence TTGGCAGGAGAACGTATTATTTTAGGGATTGACCCAGGAACACTGATCATGGGATTTGGTGTGATAAAGGTGGTAGGTAAAAGCATGTCCTTTATTCAAATGAATGAGCTGGACCTGCGCAAAGTCACAGATCCTTACGTCAAATTGCGTAAGATCTTTGAACGTACTCTAGAACTTATAGATACCCATCATCCTGACGAGATTGCGCTAGAAGCTCCTTTTTTTGGTAAGAATGTGCAGTCGATGCTCAAATTAGGTCGCGCTCAAGGCGTTGCTATGGCCGCAGGGCTTTCCAGAGATATACCAGTAACTGAATATGCGCCACGACGCATCAAGCAATCCATCACCGGTAAAGGAACCGCCAGTAAAGAACAAGTGGCAGCGATGCTTAAAAGCACCTTGAATTTAAAGGAGCTTCCTAAAAATTTAGACATGACTGACGGCCTTGCTGCGGCAGTCTGTCACTTTTATTCTAGTGGACGTGTGGAGGTAGGAAAAAGCTACTCAGGATGGGCGTCGTTTGTTAAACAGAATGAAAAGCGTGTTAAAAAGTAG
- a CDS encoding purine-nucleoside phosphorylase — translation MLSRQILDKSINYLKQNGFDAPEIGIVLGTGLGQLVDQIENQVIAHYNQIPSFPLATVEFHTGKLIYGDLGGKKVVVMQGRFHLYEGYDFLDITYPIRVMHGLGIKNLLVSNAAGAINLEMKKGELMLLEDHINLQGGSPLALKNISEFGDRFVDMSAPYDKTMNDSLKQIAADQGITLHEGVYASVVGPQLETRAEYRMLRMMGADAVGMSTVPEIIVANHLNLPVSAVSVLTDECDPDNLQPVNVPDIIETAGKAEPKMVALFTGLIQNL, via the coding sequence ATGCTAAGCAGACAAATACTAGACAAATCCATTAATTATTTAAAGCAGAATGGCTTTGACGCGCCAGAGATTGGTATTGTGTTAGGCACGGGACTAGGCCAACTGGTAGATCAAATTGAAAACCAAGTGATCGCTCACTACAACCAGATACCATCCTTTCCATTAGCTACTGTAGAATTCCACACTGGAAAATTAATATATGGAGATCTAGGAGGGAAAAAAGTCGTTGTAATGCAAGGAAGATTCCATTTGTATGAAGGCTACGATTTCCTAGATATTACCTATCCTATTAGAGTGATGCATGGTTTAGGAATCAAAAACTTATTGGTTTCTAATGCTGCAGGCGCTATTAATCTCGAAATGAAAAAAGGCGAGCTGATGCTGCTGGAAGATCATATCAATTTGCAAGGGGGCAGTCCATTAGCTCTTAAAAACATCTCTGAATTTGGCGACCGATTCGTGGATATGAGTGCTCCTTATGACAAGACGATGAATGATAGTCTCAAACAAATTGCAGCAGATCAAGGAATTACATTACATGAAGGTGTTTATGCCAGTGTGGTAGGTCCACAGCTGGAAACTAGAGCAGAATACCGCATGCTTAGGATGATGGGCGCTGATGCTGTAGGAATGAGTACTGTGCCTGAGATCATTGTTGCAAATCACTTGAATTTACCTGTAAGCGCCGTTTCAGTGCTAACTGATGAATGCGATCCTGATAATTTACAACCGGTCAACGTGCCTGATATTATTGAAACAGCGGGCAAAGCAGAGCCTAAGATGGTAGCCTTGTTCACCGGTTTGATTCAAAATCTTTAA
- a CDS encoding tetratricopeptide repeat protein, whose protein sequence is MKQKNHKILFAVLIFTSNLIAYAQIQVGDSLMEVGDYKGAIEMYSSLEDSSGHVRFKMARAYTATGNTGKAIKAYQQGLKVEATGARPRYELGRLYLSNNQPIQALLIFRKLREEFPENATYAFYYGQGLEKIKAEDQAMDVYENVLALDPDYRNARMELVVLLIKKRETAQAIKLAKEELQKNPEDIKFNSLIAQAYFQAKIYSKTIEHLEKLFELGNDTDYNRRTLGMAYFEDTQWEKAIENFDVFLKQYDDKDAALYFAKSRAHLKLREYDKSQDAIEYAIMLRRPVLHLEYLQLSAIMAAQEDYKGTFDAMKLAYEENGEDPIIAYQLAVAADRYFEDKKTILTYYERYLNKFGSDNTYGDYASARASDLKKELFMSPDN, encoded by the coding sequence ATGAAACAAAAGAACCATAAAATCCTATTTGCCGTCCTGATCTTTACATCAAACCTGATTGCGTATGCTCAAATTCAGGTAGGAGATAGTCTAATGGAGGTAGGGGACTACAAAGGAGCCATTGAAATGTACTCCAGTTTAGAAGACAGCTCAGGACATGTTCGATTTAAGATGGCAAGAGCCTATACCGCCACTGGGAATACAGGCAAAGCGATAAAAGCTTACCAGCAAGGACTTAAGGTGGAAGCAACGGGTGCTCGTCCTAGGTACGAATTGGGTAGATTGTACTTGAGTAACAACCAGCCCATACAGGCCTTGTTGATATTTAGAAAGTTACGCGAGGAATTTCCTGAAAATGCTACTTATGCCTTTTATTATGGTCAAGGTCTTGAAAAAATAAAGGCAGAGGATCAGGCGATGGATGTATATGAAAACGTTTTGGCTCTAGATCCCGATTACAGAAATGCGCGGATGGAACTCGTTGTACTGTTGATTAAGAAAAGAGAAACTGCACAAGCGATTAAACTTGCAAAGGAGGAATTACAAAAAAATCCAGAGGATATCAAATTCAACAGCTTGATTGCTCAAGCTTACTTTCAAGCCAAAATTTACAGTAAAACGATTGAACACTTAGAAAAACTTTTTGAACTAGGTAATGATACGGATTATAATAGGCGTACGCTGGGAATGGCTTATTTTGAAGATACGCAATGGGAAAAAGCGATTGAAAATTTTGATGTGTTTTTGAAGCAATACGATGATAAGGACGCAGCGCTCTATTTTGCAAAATCTCGAGCCCATTTGAAACTTAGAGAATATGATAAGTCACAAGACGCGATTGAATACGCCATTATGTTGCGACGTCCGGTTTTGCATCTAGAGTATCTGCAGTTGAGTGCGATTATGGCGGCTCAGGAAGATTATAAAGGAACCTTTGATGCGATGAAGTTGGCGTACGAAGAAAACGGAGAAGATCCTATAATTGCATATCAACTAGCTGTAGCAGCAGACCGATACTTTGAAGATAAGAAGACCATTTTGACCTATTATGAGCGCTATTTAAATAAATTTGGTAGCGATAACACTTATGGTGATTATGCCAGTGCTCGCGCTAGCGATTTGAAAAAAGAATTGTTCATGAGTCCAGACAATTGA